A single region of the Apodemus sylvaticus chromosome 7, mApoSyl1.1, whole genome shotgun sequence genome encodes:
- the LOC127690054 gene encoding olfactory receptor 143-like, whose translation MKQMVMGNNSSVTEFILMGLTVQPEFQLLLFVLFLLNYIATVVGNLSLMNLICLNSHLHTPMYYFIFNLSCIDFCYSLVCNPTMLMSFVSEQNTISYEGCMSQLFLFCFFANSECYVLTAMAYDRYVAICHPLQYTTVMSTKICCLLMFASYLMGFAGAMTHTGFMIRLSFCNSNIINHYMCDIFPLLWISCSNTYVNELVSSAIVGTIIILSSLIILVSYAMILSNILRISSSKGWSKALGTCGSHIITVSLFYGSGLLAYVKPSSAETVGQVKIFSVFYTLVVPMMNPLIYSLRNKDVKIAVKKTMKRITS comes from the coding sequence ATGAAACAAATGGTTATGGGAAATAACTCTTCAGTGACTGAGTTCATTCTTATGGGTTTAACAGTTCAACCAGAGTTCCAGTTGCTCCTATTTGTCCTCTTCTTGTTGAACTACATAGCCACTGTGGTGGGAAACCTGAGCCTAATGAATCTCATTTGCCTAAATTCACATCTTCACACTCCCATGTACTATTTCATCTTCAATCTGTCCTGCATTGATTTTTGCTATTCACTTGTTTGTAACCCCACAATGCTGATGAGTTTTGTTTCAGAGCAGAACACCATCTCCTATGAAGGATGCATGAGTCAGCTGTTTTTATTCTGCTTTTTTGCCAACTCTGAATGTTATGTGCTGACAGCCATGGCgtatgatcgctatgtggccatctgtcaTCCCCTCCAGTACACAACTGTCATGTCCACTAAGATCTGCTGTCTGCTGATGTTTGCTTCTTACTTGATGGGTTTTGCTGGGGCCATGACTCACACAGGGTTTATGATCAGGCTCAGTTTTTGTAATTCAAACATCATCAACCATTACATGTGTGATATCTTCCCTCTGCTTTGGATCTCCTGCAGTAACACCTATGTCAATGAGCTTGTGAGCTCTGCTATTGTTGGAACAATTATCATTTTATCCAGCCTCATTATCTTAGTCTCATATGCTATGATCCTTTCCAATATCCTTCGTATATCATCAAGCAAGGGTTGGTCCAAGGCCCTGGGCACTTGTGGGTCTCACATCATAACTGTTAGCCTCTTTTATGGGTCTGGTCTCCTTGCATATgtcaagccatcctctgctgaaaCTGTGGGCCAGGTGAAAATTTTCTCAGTATTTTACACACTTGTGGTACCCATGATGAATCCTCTCATTTACAGCCTCAGGAACAAGGATGTCaaaattgctgtgaagaaaacaatgaaaagaatcaCAAGCTAA